One Streptomyces sp. V4I8 genomic window carries:
- a CDS encoding DNA polymerase III subunit delta', whose protein sequence is MSVWDDLVGQARVSEQLDAAARDADALVTAAATDAPPPEASKMTHAWLFTGPPGAGRNQTARAFAAALQCVSPDRALGGAPGCGFCDGCHTALVGTHADVTTVAAVGTQILADDMRDTVRKSFTSPANGRWQIILVEDAERLNEKSANAVLKAVEEPAPRTVWLLCAPSLEDVLPTIRSRCRHLNLSTPSVDAVADMLVRREGIEPEVAAATARATQGHVDRARRLATDPAARDRRAAVLKLPLRLGDIGGCLKAAQELVDAAAEDAKQLAEEIDGKETEELKAALGAAQGGRMPRGTAGVMKDLEDKQKRRRTRTQRDSLDLALTDLTAFYRDVLALQLGSRVALANTDAEDALERLARDSVPESTLRRIEAIAACRDALDRNVAPLLAVEAMTMALRAG, encoded by the coding sequence ATGAGCGTGTGGGACGACCTGGTGGGGCAGGCGAGGGTGAGCGAGCAGCTGGACGCTGCCGCTCGGGACGCTGACGCTCTTGTCACCGCCGCTGCCACCGACGCGCCGCCCCCCGAGGCGTCCAAGATGACGCACGCCTGGTTGTTCACGGGCCCGCCCGGGGCGGGGCGGAACCAAACGGCGCGGGCCTTCGCCGCCGCGCTGCAGTGCGTCAGCCCCGATCGGGCGCTGGGCGGCGCCCCCGGATGCGGGTTCTGCGACGGGTGCCATACGGCGCTCGTCGGCACGCACGCCGACGTCACGACCGTCGCCGCCGTAGGCACCCAGATCCTCGCCGACGACATGCGGGACACGGTCCGCAAGTCGTTCACCTCACCGGCGAACGGCCGCTGGCAGATCATCCTCGTCGAGGACGCGGAGCGGCTGAACGAGAAGTCGGCCAACGCCGTCCTGAAAGCGGTCGAGGAGCCCGCCCCCCGCACGGTCTGGCTGCTCTGCGCGCCCTCCCTGGAGGACGTCCTGCCCACCATCCGCTCCCGCTGCCGCCACCTGAACCTGAGCACGCCCTCGGTCGACGCCGTCGCCGACATGCTCGTACGGCGGGAAGGCATCGAGCCCGAGGTCGCCGCCGCCACGGCCCGCGCCACCCAGGGCCACGTCGACCGGGCCCGCCGCCTGGCCACCGACCCGGCCGCCCGCGACCGCCGGGCCGCCGTCCTCAAGCTGCCCCTCCGGCTCGGTGACATCGGCGGCTGTCTGAAGGCCGCGCAGGAGCTCGTGGACGCCGCCGCCGAGGACGCCAAGCAGCTCGCCGAGGAGATCGACGGCAAGGAGACCGAGGAGCTGAAGGCAGCGCTGGGCGCGGCCCAGGGCGGTCGGATGCCGCGCGGCACGGCGGGCGTGATGAAGGATCTGGAGGACAAGCAGAAGCGGCGCCGTACGCGGACACAGCGCGACAGCCTCGACCTCGCCCTGACCGACCTCACCGCCTTCTACCGCGACGTCCTCGCCCTGCAGCTGGGCTCCCGCGTCGCCCTCGCCAACACCGACGCCGAGGACGCCCTGGAGCGTCTCGCCCGCGACAGCGTCCCGGAGTCCACACTCCGCCGTATCGAGGCGATTGCCGCCTGCCGCGACGCCCTCGACCGCAATGTGGCGCCGCTGCTGGCGGTGGAGGCGATGACCATGGCGCTGAGAGCGGGCTGA
- a CDS encoding NucA/NucB deoxyribonuclease domain-containing protein — MRRVVDPKKIEDNRKKSIKECKKVWGDYAGSGLECDEYPFASTKERSTKGDNRFSVRLIDGKDNRKGEERLNEMYTLNRVLDGDPFYVKITN, encoded by the coding sequence CTGCGCCGAGTCGTCGATCCGAAGAAGATCGAAGACAATCGCAAGAAGTCCATCAAGGAATGCAAGAAGGTCTGGGGCGACTACGCCGGCAGCGGCCTGGAGTGCGACGAGTACCCCTTCGCCTCGACCAAGGAGAGGTCCACCAAGGGCGACAACCGCTTCTCCGTCCGGCTGATCGACGGTAAGGACAACCGCAAGGGCGAAGAGCGCCTCAACGAGATGTACACCCTCAACCGCGTCCTGGACGGCGACCCCTTCTACGTGAAGATCACCAACTAG
- a CDS encoding UbiA family prenyltransferase, which produces MGTPEQSTTGGPEASWAARVAGLAGSCHPGPVVAVTTLMAGLAVTAGQGAARCVLTGAAVLTGQLSVGWCNDAFDARRDIAVGRRGKPVVDGTVGVAEVWVAAYAALALCVPLSLACGLWAGAVHLAGVAAAWAYDLRLKATAWSWAPYAVGFAALPAFVALGLPRHPWPAWWVVTAGALLGVGAHLGDVLPDIRGDLATGIRGWPHRLGPDGARLLLPVPLVAASAVLVLGPAGPPGRWGWAVLVVTALIATVGTVLGRRWERLAFAAAVAVAAVDVTLLLLRGTGIA; this is translated from the coding sequence GTGGGCACTCCCGAGCAGTCGACGACCGGCGGCCCCGAGGCGAGTTGGGCCGCCCGGGTGGCTGGTCTGGCCGGGTCGTGCCACCCCGGGCCCGTGGTGGCGGTCACCACCTTGATGGCCGGGCTGGCCGTGACCGCCGGCCAGGGCGCCGCGCGTTGTGTGCTGACCGGCGCCGCTGTGCTGACCGGGCAGCTGTCCGTCGGCTGGTGCAACGATGCGTTCGACGCGCGCCGGGACATCGCGGTCGGCCGTCGGGGCAAACCCGTTGTCGACGGCACGGTCGGCGTGGCGGAGGTGTGGGTGGCCGCGTATGCCGCGCTGGCGCTGTGCGTGCCGCTCTCGCTCGCCTGTGGCCTGTGGGCGGGCGCCGTTCACCTGGCCGGGGTGGCGGCGGCGTGGGCGTACGACCTGCGGCTCAAGGCGACAGCATGGTCCTGGGCGCCGTACGCGGTGGGTTTCGCCGCGCTCCCGGCATTCGTGGCGCTGGGGCTGCCGAGGCACCCCTGGCCGGCCTGGTGGGTCGTCACCGCCGGGGCGCTGCTGGGGGTCGGCGCCCATCTGGGTGACGTACTGCCGGACATCCGCGGGGATCTGGCGACGGGCATACGGGGATGGCCGCACCGGCTGGGCCCGGACGGCGCACGGCTGCTGCTGCCGGTGCCGCTGGTGGCCGCGTCCGCGGTCCTGGTGCTGGGTCCTGCCGGGCCACCCGGCAGGTGGGGATGGGCAGTGCTCGTGGTGACCGCTCTGATCGCGACGGTGGGGACGGTGCTGGGACGCCGCTGGGAGCGGTTGGCGTTCGCGGCGGCGGTCGCCGTGGCGGCGGTGGACGTGACGTTACTGCTGCTGCGCGGCACCGGAATCGCCTGA
- a CDS encoding type III polyketide synthase has translation MTRIAAVHGALAPHRRTQSEITDMVARTCLPEGTGRQVLDRLHRSAQVGSRHMTLPLEQYGELDGFGAANDAFIAAATGLGAKAVRGALRTAGLTAADVDLLIFTSVTGIATPSIDARLVGRLGLRPDVKRLPLFGLGCAGGAAGLARMHDYLLGRPDHVAVLLSVELCSLTFQRNDASMANLVATALFGDGAAAVVACGGNRPGRPDETVGPTIVDTRSHLYPDTGRVMGWDIKDTGFQVVLDPQVPEVVRRYLADDVEGFLGDHGIKPKDVTAWVCHPGGPKVLEAVTEALDLPDDALDVTWRHLADVGNLSSSSVLHVLRDTLAQRRPPPGTPGLLLAMGPGFACELVLLRW, from the coding sequence ATGACGCGGATCGCCGCCGTTCACGGTGCCCTCGCACCGCACCGCCGCACCCAGTCCGAGATCACCGACATGGTGGCCCGCACCTGTCTTCCCGAGGGCACCGGCCGCCAGGTCCTGGACCGGCTGCACCGCAGCGCGCAGGTCGGCTCGCGTCACATGACGCTGCCGCTCGAACAGTACGGGGAACTGGACGGATTCGGTGCCGCCAACGACGCCTTCATCGCCGCCGCCACCGGCCTGGGCGCCAAGGCCGTCCGGGGCGCTCTGCGCACGGCCGGCCTGACCGCCGCCGACGTGGACCTGCTGATCTTCACCTCCGTCACCGGCATCGCCACCCCCTCGATCGACGCACGGCTGGTCGGCCGGCTCGGACTGCGGCCGGACGTCAAACGACTGCCCCTGTTCGGCCTGGGCTGTGCCGGCGGCGCCGCCGGCCTGGCCCGTATGCACGACTACCTGCTGGGCCGGCCCGACCACGTGGCGGTGCTGCTGTCGGTCGAACTGTGCTCGCTCACCTTCCAGCGCAACGACGCCTCCATGGCCAACCTGGTCGCCACCGCACTGTTCGGCGACGGCGCCGCCGCGGTCGTCGCCTGCGGTGGGAACCGCCCGGGCCGCCCGGACGAGACCGTCGGCCCGACGATCGTGGACACCCGCAGCCACCTGTACCCGGACACCGGACGCGTCATGGGCTGGGACATCAAGGACACCGGCTTCCAGGTCGTCCTCGACCCGCAGGTCCCCGAGGTCGTACGCCGTTACCTCGCCGATGACGTCGAGGGGTTCCTCGGCGACCACGGGATCAAGCCGAAGGACGTGACCGCCTGGGTGTGCCACCCCGGCGGCCCCAAGGTCCTGGAAGCCGTCACCGAGGCCCTCGACCTGCCCGACGACGCACTCGATGTGACCTGGCGTCACCTGGCCGACGTGGGCAACCTGTCCTCGTCATCGGTGCTCCACGTACTGCGCGACACCCTGGCCCAACGCCGCCCGCCGCCGGGCACCCCGGGTCTGCTGCTGGCGATGGGGCCCGGCTTCGCCTGCGAACTCGTCCTGCTGCGCTGGTAG
- a CDS encoding isoprenylcysteine carboxyl methyltransferase family protein — MIWYGLLVAAVAAERLAELGVARRNERWSTARGATVTGQGHYPAMVALHTGLLIACPAEVWLADSPFVPALAWPMLAVLAGAQALRWWCIHTLGPRWNTRVIVVPGLPLVTGGPYRWRWLRHPNYVAVVAEGVALPLVHTAWVTAAVFTVLNAALLTVRIRCENRALAAATTSTTTVPA, encoded by the coding sequence ATGATCTGGTACGGACTGCTGGTGGCCGCCGTCGCCGCCGAGCGCCTCGCCGAACTCGGCGTCGCCCGCCGCAACGAGCGGTGGAGCACCGCCCGCGGCGCGACCGTGACCGGGCAGGGCCACTACCCGGCCATGGTCGCCCTCCACACCGGTCTGCTCATCGCCTGCCCGGCCGAGGTGTGGCTGGCCGACAGCCCCTTCGTACCCGCCCTGGCCTGGCCGATGCTGGCCGTGCTGGCTGGCGCCCAGGCGCTGCGGTGGTGGTGCATCCACACCCTGGGACCCCGGTGGAACACCCGGGTGATCGTCGTACCCGGCCTGCCGCTGGTGACGGGCGGCCCCTACCGGTGGCGGTGGCTGCGGCATCCGAACTACGTGGCCGTCGTCGCCGAGGGCGTGGCCCTGCCACTCGTCCACACCGCCTGGGTCACCGCGGCCGTGTTCACGGTGCTCAACGCCGCTCTGCTCACCGTGCGCATCCGCTGCGAGAACCGGGCGCTGGCCGCCGCGACCACCTCGACCACGACCGTTCCGGCGTGA
- a CDS encoding NAD(P)/FAD-dependent oxidoreductase yields MIDVLVAGGGPAGLAAAIHAALAGLEAVVVEPRTSPVDKACGEGVMPGGVAALRALGVEVTGRELRGIRYMDGTTRAEASFRGSNGLGIRRTTLHSALHQRALDLGVRMLPGKVGEVRQNADTVTAAGTTARWLIAADGLHSPVRRGLGLELPGRPHGRYGLRRHYRVEPWTDFVEVHWSRHGEAYVTPVGDDLVGVAILSRSRRGYDEHLAAFPALTASLRGPAATEVRGAGPLRQRVRRRTAGRVLLVGDAAGYLDALTGEGIALALATSGAAVHCLAAGRPDEYERTWARLTRRHRLLTGALLAAGRRPGTARLIVPAASRMPPVFSAAVHALQ; encoded by the coding sequence GTGATCGACGTACTGGTGGCCGGCGGTGGGCCGGCCGGTCTGGCCGCCGCGATCCACGCCGCGCTCGCCGGCCTGGAGGCCGTCGTCGTCGAACCCCGGACCTCGCCCGTGGACAAGGCATGCGGAGAAGGAGTCATGCCCGGCGGTGTCGCCGCGCTGCGAGCACTGGGCGTCGAGGTCACCGGCCGCGAACTGCGCGGCATCCGCTACATGGACGGCACCACCCGCGCCGAAGCGTCCTTCCGTGGCAGCAACGGGCTGGGAATCCGCCGTACGACGCTGCACTCCGCACTGCACCAGCGCGCTCTCGACCTCGGCGTGCGCATGCTGCCGGGCAAGGTCGGCGAGGTGCGCCAGAACGCGGACACGGTCACCGCCGCCGGGACCACGGCCCGTTGGCTGATCGCCGCCGACGGCCTGCACTCCCCGGTGCGCCGCGGCCTGGGGCTGGAACTGCCGGGTCGCCCCCACGGCCGCTACGGACTGCGCCGGCACTACCGCGTCGAACCGTGGACGGACTTCGTGGAGGTCCACTGGTCCCGGCACGGCGAGGCCTATGTGACACCGGTCGGCGACGACCTGGTGGGCGTCGCGATCCTCAGCCGCAGCCGCCGCGGGTACGACGAGCACCTGGCCGCCTTCCCGGCCCTCACCGCGTCGCTGCGCGGCCCGGCCGCGACGGAGGTACGCGGCGCCGGACCACTGCGGCAGCGGGTGCGGCGCAGAACCGCCGGCCGGGTCCTGCTCGTCGGCGACGCCGCGGGCTACCTGGACGCCCTCACCGGCGAGGGCATCGCCCTCGCACTGGCGACCTCCGGGGCCGCCGTCCACTGCCTGGCCGCCGGGCGGCCGGACGAGTACGAGCGCACCTGGGCCCGGCTGACCCGCCGCCACCGACTGCTGACCGGAGCCCTGCTGGCCGCCGGCCGCCGTCCCGGCACCGCCCGCCTCATCGTCCCCGCAGCATCCCGCATGCCCCCGGTGTTCTCAGCCGCCGTCCACGCGCTGCAGTAG
- a CDS encoding ANTAR domain-containing protein, which yields MHRTTLLPENWWDVAAEAGAENAAGQDVVALRAENDQLRRALAGRWVIDQACGMVMILAPCGRGPARNLLVGISRQCNTSLPDVAAAVVAAWEGEPLSPLMQRALRRALRRLYAEGRGCDSPPADEPSGRRRS from the coding sequence ATGCATCGCACAACCTTGCTCCCAGAGAATTGGTGGGATGTGGCGGCTGAGGCCGGGGCGGAGAATGCGGCCGGTCAGGATGTCGTCGCACTGCGCGCCGAGAATGATCAGCTGCGGCGGGCACTGGCCGGCCGCTGGGTCATCGATCAGGCGTGCGGCATGGTGATGATCCTTGCCCCCTGCGGCCGTGGGCCGGCCAGGAACCTGCTGGTGGGCATCTCGCGGCAGTGCAACACCAGTCTTCCGGACGTGGCTGCGGCCGTGGTCGCTGCCTGGGAGGGGGAGCCGCTCTCGCCGCTGATGCAGCGGGCGCTGCGGCGTGCGCTGCGGCGGCTTTACGCGGAAGGCCGGGGGTGCGACTCGCCACCGGCGGACGAGCCGTCCGGAAGGAGAAGGTCATGA
- a CDS encoding PRC-barrel domain-containing protein → MIHAADVREWRNRDVVDTESRKIGVLEAVYVDTTTDEPAMATVRTGLPTRHRLVFVPLEDAIAGPDYLRVGYVKALVKQAPSIGTDDVLPAEQEEAIFKHYGLAYKPGAAGERQLARR, encoded by the coding sequence ATGATTCACGCAGCCGACGTCCGAGAATGGCGCAACCGCGATGTCGTCGACACCGAGTCGCGCAAGATCGGGGTTCTCGAGGCGGTCTATGTGGACACCACCACCGATGAGCCGGCCATGGCCACGGTACGGACCGGACTGCCCACCCGGCACCGTCTGGTCTTCGTCCCCCTCGAGGACGCGATCGCGGGGCCGGACTACCTCAGGGTCGGCTATGTCAAGGCGCTGGTGAAGCAGGCCCCTTCGATCGGTACCGACGACGTGCTGCCCGCCGAGCAGGAGGAAGCAATCTTCAAGCACTACGGACTGGCCTACAAGCCCGGTGCGGCCGGAGAACGGCAACTGGCGCGCCGCTGA
- a CDS encoding ANTAR domain-containing protein: MRQLTTPREEQRLLTAVASAEETALLTEVVELRARNEQLGRALASRAVIDQARGMVMALAPCPSDRAWDLLVDVSQHCNIKLRDVAAALVATTKDEALPEPIQRELRRGLRCLHLADRR; the protein is encoded by the coding sequence GTGCGCCAGCTGACCACGCCCCGCGAAGAACAGCGGTTGTTGACGGCCGTGGCGTCGGCGGAGGAAACGGCTCTACTGACCGAAGTCGTCGAACTGCGCGCCAGGAACGAGCAGTTGGGACGCGCGCTGGCGAGCCGCGCAGTGATCGACCAGGCACGCGGCATGGTGATGGCCCTGGCCCCATGTCCCAGCGACAGGGCCTGGGACCTGTTGGTGGACGTGTCGCAGCACTGCAACATCAAGCTCCGGGACGTGGCCGCGGCCCTGGTCGCCACGACCAAGGACGAGGCGCTCCCGGAACCGATACAGCGGGAGCTGCGCCGGGGGCTGCGGTGCCTCCATCTGGCAGACCGGCGGTGA
- a CDS encoding sigma factor-like helix-turn-helix DNA-binding protein yields the protein MPERERQTLCMRFLCGMTQHRIALQLGISQMYWPSGSPSAAPAGRRTARARGPRSRHSPGSGRHNSGEPSRPRHRPPRGHVERRSAAARDRHQLGRRPARVPARGVGEGAGPGKSHPAQGQGRHGAGRSRRGRAGRARQFRMRQHRRRLGRRQGR from the coding sequence CTGCCCGAACGCGAACGGCAGACCCTCTGCATGCGGTTCCTCTGCGGGATGACACAGCACCGCATCGCCCTGCAACTCGGCATCTCCCAGATGTACTGGCCGTCCGGATCGCCCTCGGCAGCCCCGGCGGGACGGCGGACCGCCAGGGCGCGCGGCCCCAGGTCGCGGCACAGTCCAGGCTCTGGTCGACACAACAGCGGCGAACCGTCCCGCCCCCGCCACCGACCGCCCAGGGGGCATGTGGAGCGGCGGTCCGCTGCTGCTCGTGATCGGCATCAACTGGGTCGGCGCCCTGCGAGGGTGCCTGCGCGCGGTGTGGGAGAAGGAGCAGGACCCGGGAAATCCCATCCTGCTCAGGGTCAAGGACGCCATGGTGCTGGTCGGTCTCGGCGCGGTCGGGCTGGTCGCGCTCGGCAGTTCCGTATGCGCCAACATCGCCGTCGGCTGGGCCGCCGACAAGGCCGGTAG
- a CDS encoding YhjD/YihY/BrkB family envelope integrity protein, with protein sequence MLTRLARVHPGRRAVVVAGLIGAVGFELLKWLLTGYLQGVAGKSMYGAFAVPVAVVLWINLMARLLLYCAAWTATETGTAVRSGETAEGEGSEPDISPAAAAAPQSASAGSGAPAAPRLQKCQDMMLPGHVRRSARHLGGQHETRRPTAAGYGSPCTAPGGGFA encoded by the coding sequence GTGCTCACCCGGCTGGCGCGGGTGCATCCCGGCCGGCGTGCGGTCGTGGTCGCCGGGCTGATCGGTGCGGTGGGCTTCGAACTGCTCAAGTGGCTGCTGACCGGCTACCTGCAGGGCGTTGCGGGGAAGAGCATGTACGGCGCCTTCGCCGTGCCGGTCGCCGTCGTGTTGTGGATCAACCTCATGGCCAGGCTGCTGCTGTACTGCGCCGCCTGGACAGCGACAGAGACGGGGACGGCGGTGCGGTCCGGCGAGACAGCCGAGGGCGAGGGCTCGGAGCCCGACATCAGCCCCGCAGCCGCCGCCGCACCACAGTCGGCGTCAGCCGGCAGCGGCGCACCAGCAGCACCGCGCCTCCAGAAGTGCCAGGACATGATGCTGCCCGGGCATGTCCGGCGCTCTGCGCGGCACTTGGGCGGACAGCACGAAACGCGGCGACCGACAGCCGCCGGGTACGGCAGTCCATGCACCGCCCCAGGAGGTGGCTTCGCTTGA
- a CDS encoding M48 family metalloprotease, producing MTDIPATATGTGPEPGTDSDVGTGPGVGTDWGVGADSGVGVGAGADLDRRVLAAGTHLRFALLVMLIAGACVSLLSIYTADLVDGGTPRRLLVGAGTAVVFGAACLIHVLTPAWKKRRSHVLPVTDPELRAELDALVDRAGLVKRPDFRLNLAATPSAAAFGRWGSHTVLLHGGLLVQRARDPEGFRFVVLHELAHIRNRDVGVAYAAEALWRAVAVLVLLPCAVLALYPQPWDRSLTELAGLWQDHWSLALRGLFRVACLLALILLARADVLRTRELYADLDAARWSGGRRGLPVLAPETGLGRMRRALRGLAAAWRTHPAWTERTASLLEPGPMFGVRASTMFLTGVVAIVAFVDVDLVVQRPSAAGQWYADVTDWTTAGLVTAIAGVAVWRAVTYAVVTRLPAPSGLRAGLWLGLGLACGELLTFRHAGAGWLPPAPQALLALVAGTAVLLWWAAQSAELWVTTCRGRSLMPSHLLGLTALFLVFGGWFAWWLGRGHLFQEGNFLAAIDWDSLLPGMYPNTPADQLHYLDVLKWLAFVPPVTSEPLILVGGTVLWLFPLAVWSRGQGTDAARWLRRARPSGPWPDLNGSLPPLRWLLARAAAGGAFCVLVVLATRLWLHADRPPAGLRGGAWQMHVSVITVLAVFAAVALTVCVVYATTSRHRLPLALTAGGSALLLGLAGTLLLTATQGCVPGTEVSGSGCFWYGAPGWFMIHVLVAPYMLGLGFYAVVLAALVGLTLNRPVTALRTRRRPRAPRRPQAGDERPRGRKAAGRGRARRRMLVWAALGTATGLLTAAATRAALAAVRPEPDTALFADWAQKTALWTSLSLITCTALATVLTRFRFPLVLVAGGSVFLGGLAGTLALSVFDGCVPGLAVLAGTCAVRPGPTWDLAQGILLPRLAGIGLPVLAVAALCVLAVRRRTARLAPARPGTRKVHRLTRRAYVLVACTAPLLLLTGQQHLVATTDPNTGPGQRAAAARAKAEQREAVTTWLNGGGGQVMNYLARDYKALAKALAGTKTTGQYPKSVYQPICDDWGLDGGVIAADYRPPVAKLSDEWQTMIEHAERGARLCQAGLTSGSQPLTQIGIADLTVASGNYMVVAVGLLAITEPGA from the coding sequence ATGACGGACATACCAGCGACGGCGACCGGCACCGGCCCGGAGCCGGGCACCGACTCGGACGTGGGAACCGGCCCGGGCGTTGGCACGGACTGGGGCGTGGGCGCCGACTCAGGCGTGGGCGTGGGCGCAGGCGCCGACCTGGACCGCAGAGTGCTGGCCGCCGGCACCCACTTACGCTTCGCCCTCCTCGTGATGCTCATCGCCGGTGCCTGTGTGAGCCTGCTGTCGATCTACACGGCCGACCTGGTCGACGGCGGAACTCCGCGCAGGCTGCTGGTCGGCGCCGGTACGGCCGTGGTCTTCGGTGCCGCGTGTCTGATCCACGTACTGACGCCGGCCTGGAAGAAGCGGCGTTCGCACGTCCTGCCGGTCACCGACCCGGAACTCCGCGCGGAGCTGGACGCGTTGGTGGACCGGGCCGGGCTCGTCAAACGACCCGACTTCCGGCTGAACCTCGCCGCCACGCCCAGCGCCGCCGCCTTCGGCCGCTGGGGATCGCACACCGTCCTGCTGCACGGCGGTCTCCTCGTACAACGTGCCCGCGACCCCGAAGGGTTCCGGTTCGTCGTCCTCCACGAACTGGCCCACATCCGCAACCGCGACGTCGGCGTCGCCTACGCCGCCGAGGCGTTGTGGCGCGCGGTCGCCGTCCTCGTCCTCCTCCCCTGCGCCGTACTCGCCCTCTACCCGCAGCCCTGGGACCGGTCGCTCACCGAGCTGGCCGGCCTCTGGCAGGACCATTGGTCCCTGGCGCTGCGCGGGCTCTTCCGCGTGGCGTGTCTCCTCGCCCTCATCCTCCTCGCCCGGGCCGATGTGCTGCGCACGCGCGAGCTGTACGCGGATCTGGACGCCGCCCGCTGGAGCGGCGGCCGGCGAGGGCTGCCCGTGCTCGCGCCGGAGACCGGGCTCGGCAGGATGCGCCGGGCGCTGCGGGGCCTGGCCGCCGCCTGGCGCACCCACCCGGCCTGGACGGAACGCACGGCCTCACTGCTCGAACCGGGACCGATGTTCGGTGTCCGGGCCTCGACGATGTTCCTGACCGGCGTCGTCGCCATCGTGGCGTTCGTGGACGTGGACCTCGTCGTGCAGCGCCCGTCGGCGGCGGGGCAGTGGTACGCGGACGTCACCGACTGGACCACGGCCGGACTGGTCACCGCGATCGCCGGTGTGGCGGTGTGGCGGGCCGTCACGTACGCGGTCGTCACCCGGCTGCCGGCGCCCTCGGGACTGCGGGCGGGCCTGTGGCTCGGACTCGGCCTCGCGTGCGGGGAGTTGCTGACCTTCCGCCACGCGGGGGCGGGCTGGCTGCCCCCGGCACCGCAGGCGTTGCTCGCCCTGGTGGCGGGCACGGCCGTACTGCTGTGGTGGGCCGCCCAGTCCGCCGAACTGTGGGTCACCACCTGCCGCGGCCGCTCGCTGATGCCCAGTCATCTCCTCGGACTGACCGCGCTGTTCCTCGTGTTCGGCGGATGGTTCGCCTGGTGGCTCGGCCGCGGCCATCTGTTCCAGGAGGGCAACTTCCTGGCCGCGATCGACTGGGACTCCCTCCTCCCCGGGATGTACCCGAACACGCCGGCCGACCAGCTCCACTACCTCGACGTACTGAAGTGGCTCGCCTTCGTCCCGCCGGTCACGTCCGAGCCGTTGATCCTGGTCGGCGGGACGGTGCTGTGGCTCTTCCCGCTGGCCGTGTGGAGCCGGGGGCAGGGCACCGACGCGGCCCGCTGGCTGCGCCGCGCACGCCCGAGCGGACCGTGGCCCGATCTGAACGGCTCGCTGCCGCCGCTGCGCTGGCTGCTCGCGAGGGCGGCCGCGGGCGGGGCGTTCTGCGTGCTCGTCGTCCTGGCCACCCGGTTGTGGCTGCACGCAGACCGGCCGCCCGCCGGTCTGCGGGGCGGGGCCTGGCAGATGCACGTGTCGGTGATCACCGTCCTGGCCGTGTTCGCGGCCGTGGCACTGACGGTGTGCGTGGTGTACGCGACCACGTCCCGGCACCGCCTGCCGCTCGCCCTGACGGCGGGAGGCTCGGCTCTCCTTCTGGGCCTGGCCGGAACCCTGCTACTGACCGCCACCCAGGGCTGCGTACCCGGAACCGAGGTCTCCGGCTCCGGCTGCTTCTGGTACGGGGCGCCGGGCTGGTTCATGATCCACGTCCTGGTCGCCCCGTACATGCTCGGCCTCGGTTTCTACGCCGTGGTCCTGGCGGCCCTCGTCGGCCTCACCCTGAACCGCCCCGTCACGGCCCTGCGCACCCGCCGACGACCGCGCGCACCGCGCCGGCCCCAGGCCGGCGACGAACGGCCACGCGGCCGGAAGGCCGCAGGCCGGGGCCGGGCCCGGCGTCGGATGCTCGTGTGGGCCGCCCTGGGTACGGCGACCGGTCTGCTCACGGCCGCCGCAACGAGGGCCGCCCTGGCGGCCGTTCGCCCCGAACCGGATACCGCCCTGTTCGCCGACTGGGCGCAGAAGACGGCGCTGTGGACGTCACTGTCCCTGATCACCTGCACGGCGCTGGCCACCGTGCTCACCAGGTTCCGGTTCCCTCTCGTCCTCGTCGCCGGAGGATCGGTGTTCCTCGGCGGGCTGGCCGGCACGCTCGCGCTGAGCGTGTTCGACGGCTGCGTCCCGGGGCTGGCCGTGCTGGCCGGCACCTGCGCGGTACGTCCCGGCCCGACCTGGGATCTGGCCCAGGGCATCCTCCTGCCCCGGCTGGCCGGCATCGGCCTGCCCGTCCTCGCGGTGGCGGCCCTCTGCGTGCTCGCCGTACGCCGCCGGACAGCCCGGCTCGCCCCCGCCCGGCCGGGCACCCGCAAGGTCCACCGGCTCACCCGCCGGGCCTACGTCCTGGTGGCCTGCACGGCCCCGCTGCTGCTCCTCACCGGCCAGCAGCACCTCGTCGCCACCACCGACCCGAACACCGGCCCGGGCCAACGGGCCGCCGCCGCCCGGGCCAAGGCGGAACAGCGGGAGGCCGTCACCACCTGGCTGAACGGCGGCGGCGGACAGGTCATGAACTACCTCGCGAGGGACTACAAGGCGCTCGCCAAAGCCCTCGCCGGTACAAAGACGACCGGCCAGTACCCGAAGTCCGTGTACCAACCGATCTGCGACGACTGGGGCCTGGACGGAGGCGTGATCGCCGCCGACTACCGGCCACCGGTGGCCAAGCTCTCCGACGAGTGGCAAACCATGATCGAGCACGCCGAACGAGGCGCCCGCCTCTGCCAAGCCGGCCTCACCTCCGGCTCGCAGCCCCTCACCCAGATCGGCATCGCCGACCTCACGGTCGCGAGCGGCAACTACATGGTCGTGGCCGTGGGCCTTTTGGCGATCACCGAGCCTGGGGCGTGA